DNA from Nymphalis io chromosome 24, ilAglIoxx1.1, whole genome shotgun sequence:
TCTCTTTACATCTTCAGATAAATCGATTCCACTGTCATAGTTCCTTACTCGGATGTATTTCGTAACTGGTTCATCATCGCTGGATAATTCATGTGTATTAGAGTCCGGTATGACATGCTCCGCTTTGAAAAATTCTCTCCATTTACTTAGAAGGTCGTCTGCCACTtgctagaaaaaaaaacaatactatatGATTAAGCAAACATAAAATGTGCTACACTTATCATTGAAAACTATCAcaatttttttggaaatttcaaacataataaataagcaaCACTGATTCAAGCTATTTaagctactggtggtagagctttgtgtaaactcgtctgggtaggtaccacccactcatcagatattctaccgcaaaacagtagtacttggtattgttgtgttccggtttgaagggtgagtaaggcagtgtaattacaggcacaagggacataacatcttagttcccaaggttggtggcgcattggtgatgtaagcgatggttaacatttcttacaatgccaatgtctaagggcgtttggtgaccacttagcatcaggtggcccttatgctcgtccgccttcctattctatataaaaaaaaaagctttttgtTTAAAGTGAGatactttaaaaatttactattaaaatatatacatcagGTAAGTAGGTACTCGATTCAATATTAACCTGacctaaaaaaacaaaaggttgtgggttcaaatccagacaAGTAGCACTGGATTTTCATGAGctcaatttgtattaataattcatctggtgctctgcggtgaaggaaaatattgtgttttCTACATTCCACATTAAAGCAacatgatggaataagctcctaaccctCTCCTTAAACGGAGAGAAGGCTTGGATATACTTTACATACTCTCCAGTTTCATTCAATTACATGATCACTATACTACCTATAAtcaaaaaatgactttataactatatatttattatacaacttacaaatttaattgaCTTCGGTATTCTTAACATATAATGCTGCGGATGTGACCCAAGCATTTCACACTTCTGACACAGATCATAGTTGTCACATGTAACACATTTGTAGCGAAACCCACAAATAGGCTCCGAGCAGCTATCACATACAACACCTTCATGCTTCTCTGGTTCCGTATCTGTTTCTTCtgaaatattcttattaatttaatgtcttGAAAAGGTTACaggttattttaaagataagttAACTCtcatatacaaaaatttaaaaaaaatgaataaagtaaataatttagttttacttttattttataatatattggaaAGTGTACTCTAATTATGTAGAATAAAACatacacattttttaattacatagcattgtattaaattaccAATTAGGGAATTTTTTtcaaagcatattttttttaaatgaataacaattaacttttaatttaagctTTGATATAAAGACAATTCTATTAAGgaggtattaatatatttttacttggtagtaaaaaaaagccgagatggcctagtggttagagtgcgtgaatcttaaccgatggtagtgggttcaagctcgggcaagacctactgaattttcatgtgtttaatttgtatttataattcatctcgtacttgacagtgaaggaaaacatcgtgagaaaacctgcatgtatctaatttcattgaaattataccacatgtgtattctaccaattgGCATTGGAACCTTTTaaggaggcccagcagtgggacattactgttactgtactgtacttagtGGTATAAGCTAGTATGCGTAATTACCACCCACATCTATTTTGCTGTAAAagagcagtacttaatattattgtgttccgattcGGAAGGTGAGTgtctattctacaaaaaaaaaatctttcaataaTATAGATAACATTAACCACTGTACAGTacatctaaataaaaatgtataaaattaaagttaaataaaataaaaagtactagCCTCCACTCATTGATCCTGGAAGACTTTTGCTAGGCATAGCATCATTACTTAGGAATCTATTTTTGATACAGTTAGGTTGAAAGTGACGAGAACAGAACCTAAGTGACTTCCGAAGCCTTTCCAGATCTTGATCCAGCAAATCGTCCCTGCCAGCTAGTTTTAGCCATTGTTTctgacttataataataaaatattgttaatacaacaataaaactttaatttataaatttccgAATCAccttattatcatatttacttaatttcaaattaatgctgcgtataataaatataacttaccgGTATTTTTCTTTTGGTAAACTATAAAAATTGAGGTGTTTATTAGCTCGGCTATTGCGGTTACAACCTTGGATACAGCAATAGTTTACCATATTTAAGTAAGTTAAGTGGTTGtaacaattataacaatattatcttaacagaagcaaaatttgttaaatatttatttattattgaaatgaaatatgaaaaaatgtatCTATTGCCAGATCAAAAAAAACATTCTGCATTACACATCACATCAACACAACAGTTCACAACACCCTTATTAGTTAATTAGTTATAGATAGACTATAGATTTATGCTATccatatatacattattcatatacattattattagaaaacgtTAGAAATATGCTAGCTAAATTActgattactatattttttgaacaataacaatgatattaaatataaaaacaaatatttttgatacataTTTACATGTGGTATAATATccctgtattttatttattttggtatcATATTCGCTACTACTGTAGACAgggaaactaatagacgcaatgacgatttccttctcacttacacaagaaagtgaacgaaaattacgttacaaatggttgagacagagatagaactatcaaatcttttgtccctcatcgcgtaaccagttttagtGTTTGTTACGCTACTCaggtagcgaaacaaacttaacagttggtgcgttcattgtggtTTGCtattcaatttttgcttattttcgTGTTAAAAACCGATTCTAATCCAGGGAAAAGGCAGAggaacaatccttatatcatatcgaagcttatacaatggtgcattgtcgtattattacatgttaaagcgatagcaagaagaaaatttccggcgtgtgttttcacgcgtaagtacgacggtTTTGTccttaaatatagtttctcagtgaagtttctttatgccatagcatgacggaacattatattgcattaaaatcctacctataattatttgtgatgtaagtgctgccagcgtcagctaaaaaaatattccgtttttcaataaaaaatatcgactcgtcgacaatgtaagCAAATAAATACAGAGTCCAATAGTAGCCTAAAGTGTttcattatatatgaatatgttattttaatttattttttccacttataatgacaacattatttaacattcttcatgaatttataataggtaTTATTAGATTTCGAGTCACGAGGTTAATATAGAAGTAATTGTTgtaaccattctttattaataacttaatttaattttagatttccacatctgaggagaatgctaatccagtaccataatATAGAGATCCTGAAGTACTATTgttaacggaaacaaaaacaaacaatgcaacggtttttgggtgcagttggaaaacaaaaaagtatgttaattaaagaaatgtttgtaaaaagttttattttaattaaaacctgaaaaattttttttttcccaaaacagggaatgcagttactatggcagcACTTTACgcaacattgacaaactatcccTCATATccctgtctcaatcgcggtttcacgacCCTTTGGTTTATTAGTTTATGTGTCTACGGTGTTTGTGTATTATGTTAcagagtatatataaattacagagactgtaaattatttgacatttaacAACTCATATTGTGAGCttgtattttgttaataatcgtttacaaaatatgaaacatcaatattttcaacttaattttttacttaaattggtTTAGCCGTAGAATAATAGCTTGGATATAAAAATGGGAATTCTCAAcgatatatactaaaaatttggttattttaaataatactttaagagGTTATTACAGGAATACTTGTACGCAAGTGTGAAAATAGTACAAATGGATTCCGACAAAAGCAAAAACAATGTTCCTCAAAATAACGAGGAACCAGCACCTCCAGGAACTGAAATACCGCTGGTATTGTATCATGTTTGTCTTTTATAATTCGTTGATGATTTAATAGGATACCATTTGTATATTACACCGTTacgtataataatttttgatcGTTCTCattgtatatcatatattattttccaGCCGTTAGAGCAAGAACCACAAACGCCGATTTCTACTTCAAAAACACCAATGATTTTACCTTCAGTTAAAGGAGTCgaaaatgcaaaaaaaagaCTTAGGGCATTTTCAATTCAGAAGAAAACACCTATCACTCCTATATTATTACCAAAATCGACAGGAAGTGGAAGTAAGTGAAATTTTTGtagttgtatattattattgtaatgcaGGCACATGTTAAATGTCATAAAAATGGTGATGAAAAATACACTACACTAAAATGTTAGTGTTACACACCTTTGTACCTATTAATTAAGTCATTATAGTCTAGTGATTACATTATATGGCTTTTTTTACCCATCCAAATATGTGtgcagcttgtgttaggagtgggaaCGACAATAGCATGAGGTCACGATCCAACCTGCGACGTTTGGCCTATGAACCATTAAAATATTGACACTTTTATGTTTAAGGAAATATTAGCAGTATCACATATGCCTCATTTAACTCTATCCAATTCTTTATTTGTCTCCACTGACACATCTTCAGATTAAATTTGTCTGTTTCACATTACATCTATCTTTTACAgtcttgtatatttattttcgtgacatttttatacaaaacaaaatatatataaatataacaatctcttataatatgtatgtaaaatgaatatatatatttttttaatttaattattaattgtgatatttgcaatatttatcAGAAACGTCTGActattaatagaaatttagttAACTTATaggaacattaatatatatgggttttatttaaaatttgttttttagtaataaattaatgacatatatttatttttattaatagatacaACAGTATTGATTGGTAAATTGAGCAGTGTCAAATTAACACCAAAAGTGGAAGACCCAGAGCATAAGAAACTACCAAAACCTCCGAAACCAGGCACTTCCAGAAAATCTTTTCAAGGTATGTGATTGTGTGAACTGTTTCTTTATGAGGTATGTCtggaatttgtttttaaatcaatcaCCAGTAAAATTTGATTGATTAGTGGCAAAAATGATTCTACCATTTTCTAGAATAATTTGGATATGTGTGAGATAACTTGGTGTCATGTGGTATCAGGTAACCAATATGCTTTTGTTGCcactaaaataaatgatatttcagATTCTTACACGGACCTTCAAAGGAGAACTCTCGCTGAAATAGAGGATATGAAACGTAAAATGGAATTAGTGGAATTAGGCATACCGCTTGGACTCATCTGTCCATCGTCCACCAGTGAGAAAGCTATGCCGACCAAGGCTATGCCACCTATCAAGTCATTCTtgggtaagttttatttttaattgaatatttacacTTGTGCTAATGTttgcattaataatttaattataccacACATACTACTCTAAGTTTTCATTCTAATTGTCATGTTTCAAGTGTAAagttcacattaaaaaaaactaaagttgaCATAAAATGCTTCAAACAATCTGATATtttatatcacattttttttttatctactgGCAAAGAAATTCAAAAATACATTCCATTTGTctttttcatttgtatattaaatatgggtcatagttaaaatacacatatatttatacacaaattatatattacctatTAATTTACTGGCACACTGTGCTAtgacaatgttttatatttttctttttttttttttgtccccattgctaaatttattaagaaatatattaagctTTTATATCGTGTAATGCATGTAGACCGTCGCTTTCGAGTTTATAGCACGCAAAGATCACGTGCCTCCATACGACGTATCAAGCAAAAACGAACGTTTAGTAAGTTAAGCATGGCTCAATAATATACCAGAAATTTACTAGTAGAATTATTGTATGTAGTCAAGTCAGGGCAAGCCCTAGAGTGAAATGATTGGTTTCTAAATCAaaacaca
Protein-coding regions in this window:
- the LOC126777910 gene encoding uncharacterized protein LOC126777910 — protein: MVNYCCIQGCNRNSRANKHLNFYSLPKEKYRQKQWLKLAGRDDLLDQDLERLRKSLRFCSRHFQPNCIKNRFLSNDAMPSKSLPGSMSGEETDTEPEKHEGVVCDSCSEPICGFRYKCVTCDNYDLCQKCEMLGSHPQHYMLRIPKSIKFQVADDLLSKWREFFKAEHVIPDSNTHELSSDDEPVTKYIRVRNYDSGIDLSEDVKRDIRCEIDRALKSIEEKKTQKATAAPEEVPSKKMKLDSEKTIEVAKPVSSTPELAFADVNDYDQNDVKTEETSSVALVGQGQTQPLYYMKLSGDLSDLMMELTETNKDE